In the Verrucomicrobiota bacterium genome, AACAGCGGTGTGTACCTTCAAAACCGGTACGAGATTCAAGTCCTGGATGGTGACAAAACGAAACATGGCATGGGTGCTGTGATCAACGAAACGGAGTCGCCTTACCACGCTTATAACGGAATCGGCAAATGGAACGCCTATGACATCCAATTCCGTGCCGCCCGCTTCAAGGATGGTAAGCTAAGCGAGAAGCCAATTGTAAGTGTATATTTCAACGGACAAAAAGTGCACACGAATGTGACGATCAATAAAGTCTGGGGGGGTGCCAACTCCGGTCTTGATGGAGGTAACGACAATGGTTTCGGAATTACCGATCGACCTGGAGGACTTAAGCTACAAGCTGAAGGTTGGGATGTCCGTTACCGCAGCGTCTGGATCAAGGAAATGAATTTCGAGGAACCCGATACGGACTTTTAAAACCTTATCTAATTCAAGTATTACCCAATCCGCTTGCCGTAATACACGTGGGCGCACTCCGTACCGTCAAAATCCGCAACATTTGGCATATGCCCCCACTTTCCGAATCCGAGTTTTTCCAGCAGCCGAATACTGGCTTCATTCGTATCTAAAAGGATACCAAACAGGTTCTTGATTCCCAGTCGGCCACAATCTTCGATTGCGTGAAGCACGAGCCTGGTTGCGACGCCCTGTCTTTTGAAATCGTTGGACACGTAGTAGCTAATCTCAGCAGTAAATCGTAACGCACCTCGCCCCGCTCGATAGGGACTGATACTACACCAACCGGAAATGACTCCATCTACCTCCTCAACATAGATCGGATACTTCTCGCGGGTGTGTTCATCGAACCATGCCGAACGCGACTCCACGCTGACTGGATTGGTGAGAGCTGTGGCGTTTGCAATTCCAATGGCCTCATTGAGAATCTCAACAACCCGTGACCTATCGCTCTCTTCTAAAAATCTGATCTTCATTTAAATAGTCCCCGATATCACAAATACCCGGTGAGGGATATCCAAAGGATCATCAGGAAATAATTTTTTCAACATTTCCCCATGACGGCGATCGAAATCCGCGACTGCGTCAACCGGTAAACTTCCCTTGATTCCGGCGCTTGCTCGGATGCGCCCCCTCCAACCTTCATGCGAATAACTGACCATTTCGTCGTACGAGTAACTCGCTATGTTTTCAAATCCACCCTCTGCAAAGTGCCTGAACCAATCAGGATAAATACCAACGCCGCCTCCCATATTCCACTCAGGATTCACTTCGCGAATTAGTTGCTCCGTGTGCCAGACGACGTTCTCTGGAGTTGGCAGCCAATCAAAGTGAGAAACAATTAACCGTGCGCCAGGTTTCAAAATTCTCCTTACTTCTTTTATTGCTTTTGCCGCATCGAACCAATGCCAACATTGGCCGGCCGTAACGACATCCACTGACCGATCTGACAAGCCAGTATTTTCCGCAGTCCCATCCAACCAATCAATTTGTAAGCCCTCTCCTTCAGCGAGTCGCCTGGCAACTTCCAGGAGCGCCGGGGACGGATCAACTCCGGTTACTGTGCAACCCATCTTCGACAACCCTCTCGCAATGCTTCCAGTACCCGTTCCGAGGTCGACCACTGTTTCCCCTCCAACGATAAATCGATTTTCTTCAAGCGATTCAAAAAACGAATTCGGGAAACCGGCTCTATGTTTTCCATAATCATCTGCCGCTTTTCCAAAATCAACTTTCACGGCAAAAATCAAACCAACTCCTCCAGCAGTTGTCCCGCACAAATACTCCTTCCTTTTAGCCCTTCACTTTTAAACATTCAGCCTTCAACCTTTCTACCCTGAGCTCAGTCGAAGGGCTGCATTCAAACATTAACCACTCTCCATGGGCACCATACTCTCTTTTTTCTTTTTCACAGGACTTGTCGGTTTCATAACCTACCTCCGAACTCACAACGATAACCTGAAAACCTCAAAAGGTTATTTTTTAGCAGGAAACAGTCTGAACGGCTGGGTAATTGCAGGTTCATTGATGCTGACCAATTTGAGCGCAGCCAACTTTACGGGGATGACCGCCAACGTTTACGCAGGCAATCTGTCGCCGATTGCATGGACGGTTACGGTGATTCCTCCGTTGATATATTTCAGCGCCGTTTTATTACCCACTTTTCTGAGAGGAGGATTTACAACCATTCCCGAATTTCTGGAAAACCGATTCCATAAGTCGACCCGCAGAACGGTCGCGGTGATGTTTTTGTTTTCCTACATCGTAAGCGCGATGCCGGTCGCACTTTACGGCGGATCAATCGCGATCAACTTACTTTTTAATATTTCCGCCGGATTGGATATCAGCAACCAGGCCGTCATCTGGATTCTGGTTTGGTCATTGGGAATCATTGGAAGCCTCTACGCCCTGTTTGGCGGACTCAAAGGAGTAGCGATCTCCGATACCCTCAACGGCATCGGATTACTCATAGGTGGCGCCATGGTGTTCATTATCGGCATCTACAAAGTAGGCGAAAACAACTTCATCCAGGGATTCCAAACCATCCTCACAAAAAACACCCAGATTCTGGATGCGGTCGGCGATGTTACTGACGGCATACCTTTCTCAGTGCTCTTCACCGGCATGCTCATTCACAATCTATTCTTCTGGAGCACCAATCAGTTTATTGTTCAAAGAACCCTCGGTGCCCGTAGCTTGAAGGAAGGGCAAAAGGGCGTGATGATCGCCTCGTTCTTCAAGATCCTGAACATTTGCTACATCGCCTTCCCCGGAGTCATCGCCTTCCACTTGTTTGGTCCAAATCATTTTGAGAACAACGACTTCGCCTACCCTTCCCTCATACGCGAAATCATGCCCGAAGTTTTCATCGGTTTTTTTGCAGCGGTCATTTTTGGTGCGGTCCTGAGCACGTTTAATTCGGTGTTGAATAGTTCGGTCACTATTTTCGCGTTGGACGTCTACAAACCTCTCTTTGGGAAAAACCTGGATGATCGAACCATCATTCAAAGAAGCAAGAAGTTTGGTATCCTGATGGCGGTAGCCACGATGATCATAGCGCCGTTTATCATGTATTTTCCCGAAGGCATTTTTACCTTCATGGTGAAGGTCGATAGTTTGTTTGGCGCACCCATCTTCATGGTGATGTTGCTGGGCTATTTTTCAAACCGGGTATCCCACAAGGTAGCCAATTTCTGCCTGACCCTTTTTCTGATCGTCTACGGTACCCTGTTATTATTCGTAAAGCCGGACCTCCATTACCTTCACTACATGGCTATTCTCTTTACCGCTTTCACCGGCCTGGCGTTTCTGCTTGGTAAAATTTTTCCGGTCAACAAACCGCCCATCGATACAAGCGGCATTGACGGTGTCGATATAACCCCCTGGAAATACTTTAAGCCTATATCGATCCTAGCGACGATTGCTATGGTGACGGTGTACATTCTTCTCTCCCCGGTAGGGTTAGTGGAACCAGGCCGTGAAAAAACAATAGAGTACGGAATAATAGCTGCGGGCCTCGTTATGGCTTTTGTGCTTTTTGGAGTGCCTTTGATCAGAAAGAAGACCTGAGTGAATAAACAATTGGTTTGTCCGGTTTCGTTTTACCTACGATCATTCCTTATCTTTTTAAACATTTCCATGCAAACGGCTCCCAACAAAACATTTTCCCGGTCAACGAACGCCACTCTGAGTATAATCATTGTCGCTGCATTCCTGATCAGCCCGTCCGCTTTCGGGATTTTCGGTGACCTGTTTAAAAATGAACTGAATGTCATCATCAACACGGACCTAACCGCTGAGGGTAAAAAAGTAGGTCTGCCTACTCCGAACAATCCCGTTTATATCGATGGGGTGTTCTATGGGTTCAACAACCTGGGAACCGCCTATGGCCACCAAAAGGAACCGCCTGCAGAGGATATGGTGAGCGGCATTTTCAAAGAGCTTCACAAGCAAGGCTATATATTTACAACCGAGAGACATCCACCCACCCAACTGATCACTATCCACTGGGGAACCAGAAAAAGCTATCGCCTATACAGGTTCGATAGCCGTCCAAGGCAGGTTTCGTTTTCATGCATCATTTCCAATAGAAAAACGAAATCTTTTAATGGAAGTCACAGCCCCATCGATCCTTTATGGCTCCGTCCGTGAAATGCTGATGAACCTGACCGCAAGAGGTCCGCACGGCATACTCACGCTTCCTTCGATTTCCTTTCAGAAAATTCTTAAAAATTCCAAGGTTACCGTGTAGGAATTTCCTCTGAACTTTCTCCGACTGCAGTGGGATAGAAAAAGGCTTAAATTGGATATCGCAAAACTGATTCGGGAACTGACGGTAACATTCAAACGCCATTTATTAACATCTGGCATTCCTCTCTCACCTGACCTTTAAGAACAGGCCGGACATATCGACCTGGCACAGGCCGGACATTTCGACCTGGCCCGGGCCGAGCTGATTTGTGCCGATTGAGATTTTCGGAAAACACCGTTCGGACAGTCAGGTAAATATCTGAACCTAAAGTTTCTTGCAACAACTCGCCACTTCCTCAATCAACATAAGCACGTTTTTCGCTACGCCTCTTCTACCCTTTGAGGCGTTCCAATTCTTCTACACTCAATTATGATTCATCGTTCTTCCATCTCACGCTTATCAGGACTATTGAAAATGGTTCCGGTCAGCTTGTTTACCGTTCTCGTCTGTGTCACTTTGGCCAGTGGCCAATCAGATTTCAAATCTCTGTTTAACGGGAAAGATCTCAGTAGCTGGGAAGGCAGCTCGAAGCTTTGGAAAGTTGAAAACCGGGAGATTGTCGGTACAACCGTGGGAAATCCTTTGGAAGCCAATACCTTCCTCGTTTACAGCGGCGGCGATGTAACTAATTTCCATCTTAAGGCCAAGTTGAAGATGTTGGGGGAAAGCAACTCAGGCATCATGTATCGGGCGCAGGCCATTCCCGATCTTCCGTTTGGATTGTCAGGTCCACAAATGGATATCCATCCCAAGCAGGAATACCAGGGCATGTATTACAGCGAAAAAACGGGACGCGGTATTGTGGCCCAGAGAGGACAGAAAGTATCAGTACCAGCCGATCTCGACGCCAAAGGTAAAACAACGCCACAGGTGACCGACACCTTTCCGGCCGAACCCAGCTTCAACCTGGCCGAGTGGAATGATTACGAAATTATCGCTGTCGGAAATCGTAGTATCCATAAAATCAATGGTGTCGTCACAGTTGACGTAAACGATCGTGATCCAACCGCGTCAAGATCGGGTGCAATTGGATTTCAACTTCACCGTGGTCCTGACATGACGGTCTTCGTTAAAGACGTTGAATTGAAAAACCTAAATCGTGGAGCAGAAAGCCGAGCAGGGTTACAGGCATTCCTAGGTGCCCCAACTGCCTCTTCTGCCCCAGCCGCAAAGGAAGAACTTGAGGAAGGCCTGGCCATCAATGAAAACCGGGCGACCCCGATCGAAAACATCACCGCCCCAGCCGGGTTTAAGGTGGAACTGCTTTATTCAGTTCCCGGCCAGGAACAAGGCTCGTGGGTGAACCTCGGACTTGACGGGAAAAACCGCATCATCGCCAGCGACCAGTATGGCAGTCTTTACCGCTTCCCTGCTCCCAGAAAAGGGATGCCACTCGATCCAAACAGCATTCAAAAAATCCCGGTCAACATTCGCGCAGTCAATGGGATGCTCTGGGCCTTCGACTCACTTTACGTTGGGGTTAATGATTACGAGGACAGTACTAAATCCGGTCTCTATCGAATTACCGATACCAATGGGGACGACATGCTGGATCATGTAGAGCTGCTTCGCCAGATTCCTTCACGAGGAGACCACGGTGTACACGCGGTTAAACTTTCGCCCGATGGAAAATCCATTTTCCTGATCTGTGGGAACAACGCTGAACCCACCAAAGTCGATGTCTCCCGTCCAAATCCAAATTTTGGCGAAGACCATCTCCTCCCCCGCATGCCCGACGGACGTGGTCACAACCGTTCCCGACTAGCACCTGCTGGAATCATATACAAAGTTTCACCGGATGGACAACACTGGGAAAACTACTCCATGGGCTATCGTAATATTTTCGATGCGGATTTCAATGCTGATGGCGAGCTGTTCACCTACGACGCGGACATGGAATATGATTTCAATACACCCTGGTATCGCCCTACCCGTGTGAACCATGTTGTAAGCGGCTCGGATTATGGCTGGAGAAATGGCACAGGCAAATGGGCTGAGTGGTATGCAGACAGCTTACCTGCCTCAGTGAATATCGGGGCAGGTTCTCCTACGGGAGTAACTTTTGGTTACGGAGCAAAATTCCCGGCCAAGTACCAGAAGGCTCTCTTCATCATGGACTGGAGCTGGGGCAAATTGTACTCCGTCAATCTTCATCCCCAGGGTTCCAGTTACACCGGCGAAAAGGAAGATTTCATTTCCGGCGTTCCTCTTCCTTTGACGGACATGATCATCAACCCGAACGACGGAGCGATGTATTTTGCCATCGGTGGCCGCAGGGTGCAGTCCGGCTTGTACCGGGTGACCTACACCGGCAAGGAGGACACTTCACCGGTTAACGCAAAAACGGGTAGCCAGAAAGCGCGCGACCTTCGGGCAAACCTGGAAGTTTTCCATGGAAAGCAAGACCCCAAAGCCGTTAAAGCCGCCTGGTCATTCCTCGACCACGATGACCCCTTCTTGCGCAATGCCGCCCGAATAGCCATTGAAAGCCAGCCCAGCAAATCCTGGATGAAACGCGCCCTGAGTGAGAAAAACTCCGGTTCCCAAATTCAAGCGCTCCTGGCATTGACTCGCGTGGAAGGAATCGATCCCTTCCACCGCGTACCATCCGACTCACCCGTGAACGAGAGTCTGCGTGACCAGATTCTCAGTGCACTGGTAACCATTAAATACAAAGCACTCTCGGAACGCAATCGACTGGCCTTGGTTCGCACCTACCAGGTGGCCCTGAACCGTTTTGGTCGTCCTGGGGATGACTTGGTTAACAAGATCACCAAACAACTCGATCCACAATTCCCTGCCTCCACGCAGGAATCCAATCGCCTGCTTTGCGAAACACTGGCTTATCTCCAGGCACCCAGCACAGCATCAAAGGGAATCGCGTTACTCAAGGCGGCAACAACCCAGGAAGAACAACTGGAGTATGCGCGATCATTGCGGTTGCTTACCACCGGTTGGACGAATACGCTGCGCACCGACTACATCGAGTGGTTTCTCAAAGCAGCGAACTATCGAGGTGGAGCCAGTTTCGTAATTTTTATCGATAATATTCGAAAAGAAGTAGAAGCGTCACTCACCGCCAAGGAGAAAAAAGACCTGGCGGAAGTTCTAGCAAGAAAACCGGAAGTCAAATCATCCCTTGAAGCGGCGATGTCGGCATTATCTGGACGCACAAACTTCACCAACTGGACGCTCGAAGATCTGGCAGAAGCAGACAATAACATGAAAGGAAGAGATTTCGGCCAAGGCCGTAAGATGTTCGCCGCGACCGCCTGTTTTTCTTGTCATAGGTTTAAGAATGAAGGCGGAAACACAGGACCCGATCTCACCGGGGCAAGTGGTAGATATTCCCCTCATGATTTCCTGGATCAAATCATCAATCCTTCTAAAGAGATAAATGAGCAATTTGTTCCCGCTCAAGTTGAGATGCTCGATGGTAGCAGTGTCCACGGTGTCATCGTAAATCTGAGTAAAGATGTCGTTCAGATCAACACCGACCTGACCAACCCCAATCAGCGAACATCGGTTGATCGTAAGTTGGTAAAAAGTATCGGCCCTTCTAAAGTATCACCGATGCCACCGATGCTATTAGGCATGCTTGAAAAGGAGGAGATTTATGACCTGGTCGCCTACGTACTTAGCGGAGGTAATCCTGAGGACAAACGGTTTAAGTAGATAGACAATTTGTTGGAAATGTAGGAGCAAACTTGTTCGCGACCACTATGATAAAGAAATTCATTACCTCCCCTAAAAATCAGGGCGTTCCATCCGCCCTTCAAGAGCTATGGAGGACTAAAGAAAGCCCCCTCCTACAGTTCTCTCCGTTCTGCTTTTTATTTTTCATCCTTCTGAATTTTGCCTTCAACCTTCAGGCAGCACAGCTTCCCAACATCGTTCTCCTGGTCGCCGACGATCTCGGTTACGGCGAGCTGGGTTGTCAGGGCAATCCGGAGATTCCAACACCCCATATTGATTCGCTGGCCGAACAAGGTGTTCGATTCACACAGGGTTACGTAACTGCCCCGTTTTGCAGTGCCTCCCGCGCGGGCCTGATGACTGGGCGCTATCAAACACGTTTTGGCTATGAGTTTAATCCGATCGGAGCGAAGAATGAAGAACCCGACGCAGGGCTTCCGCTTAGTGAAATGACAATCGCAGACGTGTTAGTCGACGCCGGTTATGTAACCGGTATGTTCGGAAAGTGGCACCTCGGTGGTTCCGCCAAATACAACCCTATTCGACGCGGCTTTGATGAGTTCTTTGGGTTCCTTCACGAAGGTCATTACTTCGTTCCACAGCCCTACACGGATAGTACGACCACCTGGTTGCGCCGCAAAGTGCTTCCTGGCGGAGGTGAAGGCCGTTGGATTTCCCAGGACGAAAAATTAATTTACTCCACTCACATGGGTGGAACTGAACCGGATTACGATGCGGACAATCCCATCTATCGTGACGGCCAACCAGTTGAGGAAGAAGAATACCTGACAGATGCATTCACACGTGAGGCCGTTTCATTCATAGGCCGTCATGCGGATAAACCCTTTTTCCTGTATGTACCCTATAATGCGGTCCACAGCCCACTACAAGGTGCCGACCCTTATATGAAAAAGTTTGAGCACATTGAGGATATTCAACGCCGCATCTTCGCCGCAATGCTTTCCAATCTGGATGACAGCGTGGGAGCCATCCTTGCCAAGCTCCGCGAGAAAGGCATGGAAGAAAATACGCTCATATTTTTCATCAGCGACAACGGTGGCCCCACTCGCGAACTCACTTCCAGTAATCTGCCCCTGCGCGAAGGAAAAGGAAGCGTGTACGAAGGGGGAAATCGGGTTCCCTTTATGGCAAAATGGCCAAGTCAAATTCCTGCCGGGGCTGTTTACGAGCATCCTGTGATCTCACTCGATATCTTTGCCACGGCAGCGGCAATCGCCAATGCCCAATTGGACAAACGGAAAATCATCGACGGGGTGAATCTCATCCCCTACCTCACCGGCGAAAATAAAAGCCGTCCTCACGATACACTCTTCTGGAGAATCGAGAAACGGACCGCCATCCGAGTCGGCGATTGGAAACTGCTACGCAATCCTGGCCGCGGCCAAGGGGACGATTGGGAACTCTACAATCTTGCCA is a window encoding:
- a CDS encoding sulfatase; amino-acid sequence: MIKKFITSPKNQGVPSALQELWRTKESPLLQFSPFCFLFFILLNFAFNLQAAQLPNIVLLVADDLGYGELGCQGNPEIPTPHIDSLAEQGVRFTQGYVTAPFCSASRAGLMTGRYQTRFGYEFNPIGAKNEEPDAGLPLSEMTIADVLVDAGYVTGMFGKWHLGGSAKYNPIRRGFDEFFGFLHEGHYFVPQPYTDSTTTWLRRKVLPGGGEGRWISQDEKLIYSTHMGGTEPDYDADNPIYRDGQPVEEEEYLTDAFTREAVSFIGRHADKPFFLYVPYNAVHSPLQGADPYMKKFEHIEDIQRRIFAAMLSNLDDSVGAILAKLREKGMEENTLIFFISDNGGPTRELTSSNLPLREGKGSVYEGGNRVPFMAKWPSQIPAGAVYEHPVISLDIFATAAAIANAQLDKRKIIDGVNLIPYLTGENKSRPHDTLFWRIEKRTAIRVGDWKLLRNPGRGQGDDWELYNLATDISESNNLASSNPSKLKEMIKAWESVNGEMIDPVWSPRG
- a CDS encoding protein-export chaperone SecB, with protein sequence MAVQGRFRFHASFPIEKRNLLMEVTAPSILYGSVREMLMNLTARGPHGILTLPSISFQKILKNSKVTV
- a CDS encoding class I SAM-dependent methyltransferase produces the protein MKVDFGKAADDYGKHRAGFPNSFFESLEENRFIVGGETVVDLGTGTGSIARGLSKMGCTVTGVDPSPALLEVARRLAEGEGLQIDWLDGTAENTGLSDRSVDVVTAGQCWHWFDAAKAIKEVRRILKPGARLIVSHFDWLPTPENVVWHTEQLIREVNPEWNMGGGVGIYPDWFRHFAEGGFENIASYSYDEMVSYSHEGWRGRIRASAGIKGSLPVDAVADFDRRHGEMLKKLFPDDPLDIPHRVFVISGTI
- a CDS encoding solute:sodium symporter family transporter, which gives rise to MGTILSFFFFTGLVGFITYLRTHNDNLKTSKGYFLAGNSLNGWVIAGSLMLTNLSAANFTGMTANVYAGNLSPIAWTVTVIPPLIYFSAVLLPTFLRGGFTTIPEFLENRFHKSTRRTVAVMFLFSYIVSAMPVALYGGSIAINLLFNISAGLDISNQAVIWILVWSLGIIGSLYALFGGLKGVAISDTLNGIGLLIGGAMVFIIGIYKVGENNFIQGFQTILTKNTQILDAVGDVTDGIPFSVLFTGMLIHNLFFWSTNQFIVQRTLGARSLKEGQKGVMIASFFKILNICYIAFPGVIAFHLFGPNHFENNDFAYPSLIREIMPEVFIGFFAAVIFGAVLSTFNSVLNSSVTIFALDVYKPLFGKNLDDRTIIQRSKKFGILMAVATMIIAPFIMYFPEGIFTFMVKVDSLFGAPIFMVMLLGYFSNRVSHKVANFCLTLFLIVYGTLLLFVKPDLHYLHYMAILFTAFTGLAFLLGKIFPVNKPPIDTSGIDGVDITPWKYFKPISILATIAMVTVYILLSPVGLVEPGREKTIEYGIIAAGLVMAFVLFGVPLIRKKT
- a CDS encoding DUF1080 domain-containing protein encodes the protein MIHRSSISRLSGLLKMVPVSLFTVLVCVTLASGQSDFKSLFNGKDLSSWEGSSKLWKVENREIVGTTVGNPLEANTFLVYSGGDVTNFHLKAKLKMLGESNSGIMYRAQAIPDLPFGLSGPQMDIHPKQEYQGMYYSEKTGRGIVAQRGQKVSVPADLDAKGKTTPQVTDTFPAEPSFNLAEWNDYEIIAVGNRSIHKINGVVTVDVNDRDPTASRSGAIGFQLHRGPDMTVFVKDVELKNLNRGAESRAGLQAFLGAPTASSAPAAKEELEEGLAINENRATPIENITAPAGFKVELLYSVPGQEQGSWVNLGLDGKNRIIASDQYGSLYRFPAPRKGMPLDPNSIQKIPVNIRAVNGMLWAFDSLYVGVNDYEDSTKSGLYRITDTNGDDMLDHVELLRQIPSRGDHGVHAVKLSPDGKSIFLICGNNAEPTKVDVSRPNPNFGEDHLLPRMPDGRGHNRSRLAPAGIIYKVSPDGQHWENYSMGYRNIFDADFNADGELFTYDADMEYDFNTPWYRPTRVNHVVSGSDYGWRNGTGKWAEWYADSLPASVNIGAGSPTGVTFGYGAKFPAKYQKALFIMDWSWGKLYSVNLHPQGSSYTGEKEDFISGVPLPLTDMIINPNDGAMYFAIGGRRVQSGLYRVTYTGKEDTSPVNAKTGSQKARDLRANLEVFHGKQDPKAVKAAWSFLDHDDPFLRNAARIAIESQPSKSWMKRALSEKNSGSQIQALLALTRVEGIDPFHRVPSDSPVNESLRDQILSALVTIKYKALSERNRLALVRTYQVALNRFGRPGDDLVNKITKQLDPQFPASTQESNRLLCETLAYLQAPSTASKGIALLKAATTQEEQLEYARSLRLLTTGWTNTLRTDYIEWFLKAANYRGGASFVIFIDNIRKEVEASLTAKEKKDLAEVLARKPEVKSSLEAAMSALSGRTNFTNWTLEDLAEADNNMKGRDFGQGRKMFAATACFSCHRFKNEGGNTGPDLTGASGRYSPHDFLDQIINPSKEINEQFVPAQVEMLDGSSVHGVIVNLSKDVVQINTDLTNPNQRTSVDRKLVKSIGPSKVSPMPPMLLGMLEKEEIYDLVAYVLSGGNPEDKRFK
- a CDS encoding DUF1080 domain-containing protein, which produces MTNYLPKLSILSIVASIALIGCSAPKEGSENHNTSPESYIGVGAVPLVGAEVLLDGTRESLTANWEYWEGPRFNSEMPIKWLDSEDPVDGGPAISAKDPAAAGGKYGSADIVTKKKYGDKRVHVEFLITGEGGNSGVYLQNRYEIQVLDGDKTKHGMGAVINETESPYHAYNGIGKWNAYDIQFRAARFKDGKLSEKPIVSVYFNGQKVHTNVTINKVWGGANSGLDGGNDNGFGITDRPGGLKLQAEGWDVRYRSVWIKEMNFEEPDTDF
- a CDS encoding GNAT family N-acetyltransferase, translating into MKIRFLEESDRSRVVEILNEAIGIANATALTNPVSVESRSAWFDEHTREKYPIYVEEVDGVISGWCSISPYRAGRGALRFTAEISYYVSNDFKRQGVATRLVLHAIEDCGRLGIKNLFGILLDTNEASIRLLEKLGFGKWGHMPNVADFDGTECAHVYYGKRIG